DNA from Asanoa sp. WMMD1127:
GCCCCAACGCCTGCAGGATCCGCCGCCGGCTCACCACGGTCCCGAGGTCGAACCCGAGCCCCTGGTCGACCACCTCCTCGTCCGGCCGGGGCAGCGGACGACCTTCGTACATCGGCATGATTCCTCCATTTCACCATCGACGACCCCGAGTCTTGCCGGCGAACCGACGAGGACGTTGTGTGCCGCCTGTGCGTCCCCTGCGAAGACACAGGGCCCGGGACGAGGGGCCGATGGTCCCGGGCAGGTGCGGACCACCGGCACTGCTGCGGGGCCGCGCAACCGCGTGCAATGGATGTGGGTCCAGAGAGGACCAGGAACCGACAGGAGAGGACGTGGAACGCCATGACCGCGATGGCGCAGCGGCGCACCCCCCGGACGACCGCTCCGGCGGTCACTCGAGACCGGGTCGAGACCACCACCCAGAAGGCGACGCGGTACGTGTGGGCCGGCGCCCGCCTCGGCTTCGCGTTCACCTTCCTGTGGGCCTTCCTGGACAAGGTCTTCGGCCTCGGTTTCGCCACCCCGCGCGAACGTTCGTGGCTCAACGGCGGCAGCCCGACCAAGGGCTTCCTGAGCGGGTCCGAAGGTCCGTTCGCCGGGCTCCACCACAACCTGGCCGGCACCGCGTTCGCCAACTGGGCCTTCATGCTCGGCCTGCTCGGCATCGGCGTGGCCTTCGCCCTGGGCATCGGCATGCGCGTCGCGGCCGCCGCCGGCGCGCTGCTCTACGTGCTGATGTGGTCGGTGGTGCTGCCGCCCGAAACCAACCCCTTCCTGGACGAGCACCTGATCAGCGCCGCCGTCATGGTCGGCCTGGCCCTGGTCGGTGCCGGCCACACGCTCGGGCTGGGCCGGCAGTGGGACCGGCTGGCGATCGTCCGCCGGCTGCCCTGGCTCAAGTGACCCGATCGGGGCGCCGCCACCCGGCGGCGCCCCGCCCGGCGTGAAAGGACCTGATGATGTCGAACCCGCCGCTCGCCGAGGCCGCCGAGGCGGCCGTTCACGCGCCGTCGATCCACAACACTCGGCCGTGGCGCTGGGAGGTGCGGGCCGACCGGCTGGCCCTGCACGCCGAGCGCGGCCGGCAGCTCGCCGCCACCGACCCGGACGGCCGGATGCTGGACCTGAGCTGCGGCGCGGCCCTCCAGCACGCCCGCCTGGCGCTGCTGGCGCGGGGCTGGGAGACGGAGGTCCGTTACCAGTCCGACCCGGACCTGCTGGCCGAGCTCGTCCCGACCGCGCGCGTCGAGCCGGCGGCGCCGGCGATGCGCCTGGTGCGGGCGATGCCGGCACGGCACACCGACCGGCGGCCGCTGGCCGACGTCCCGCTGCCCGCCGGCACGATCGATGCGCTGCGGGCGGCCGCGGCCGGGCTGGCCCGGTTCCACCTCCTCACCGCCGACCAGGTTCTGCTGCTGGCCTCGGCGGCGCACCACGCCGCCGAAATCGAGGCCGAGGACCCGCGGATCCGGGCCGAGCTCGCCTACTGGACGAGCCGGTCCGACGGCACCGGCCTGTCGCCGGCCGCCCTGCCGGCCCGTCCGCCGCGGACCACCGTGCCGGCCCGCGACTTCGGCCGGCCCGGCACGCTGCCGGTCGGCGACGGGCACGACAAGCACGCCCGGTTCGCCTTGCTCTACGGCGACGACGACGAGCGCGCCTCCTGGCTGCGGGCGGGCGCGGCGTTGACGAACGTCTGGCTGACCGCGGTCGGGCTGGGCGTCTCCCTGGTTCCGCTCAGCGGCGCGATCGAGGTGTCCGCCACCCGGGAGCGGCTGCGGGGGATTCTGGCGGGCCTCGGCCACCCGTACCTCGTGCTGCGGTTGGGCGTCCCGGACCCGGCCACCGCATAATCGACCCATGGAGACGGATCGATGGGTCCGGACGAAGTCGGCGGTTCCGGTGATCGGTGGCTCGCTGGCCTACATGCACGACCCGCTCACGCTGATGCGCCAGCTCTTCCAGCGGCACGGGCCGGTCGCCCCGGTCCGGATGCCAGGCCCCGGGCCGGCCGCGTTCGTGCTCGGCCCGGATGCCTGCGGCGCGGCCCTGCAGAACGGTGACAAGGCCTTCGTCAACGGCTGGGAGCTGCTCGTCGGCCCGTTCTTCCACCGGGGCCTGATGCTGCTCGACGGCGCTGAGCACCTCCAGCACCGGCGGATCATGCAGCAGGCGTTCACCCGCGAGCGGCTCGAGGACTACACCGCCGCCCTGCACCCGGCGGTGGCCGCGGAGCTCGACGACTGGCAGGCGGCGGGGCGCTTTCCGGCGTACCCGGCGCTCAAGCGGTTGACCCTCAACCTGGCCACGCAGATCTTCATGGGCGGGCACCGGATCGCGGACCCGGCGGAGCTCGAGCGGGTCAACCGGGCATTCGTCGACTGCGTGCAAGGGGCGGGGGCGATCCTGCGCGTCGCCGTGGCGGGCAACAAATGGCACCGTGCGACGCGGGGGAGGGTGATCCTCGAGCGGTTCCTCACCGCGCACCTGCCGGCGGCGCGGGCGACCGGCGGAGACGACCTGTTCTCCGTGCTGACCCGGGTCGAGGACGAGGACGGCGCCCGGTTCGGCGACGCCGACGTCGTCAACCACATGATCTTCCTGTTGATGGCGGGGCACGAGACGACCACCTCGACGGTGTCGACCGCGATCTACCAGCTGGGCCGGCACCCGGACTGGCAGGAACGGGTCCGGGCGGAGGTGGCCGCGCTGGGCCCGGCGCCGAGCGTGCGGCAGCTGGGCGAGCTGCCCGAGCTGGACATGGTCATCAAGGAGTGTCAGCGCCTGGTCGCGCCCGTGCCCGTGCTGGCGCGGCTGGCCGTCAAGGACACCGAGGTGGCCGGCCGTCGCGTGCCGGCCGGCACGCGGGCGATGGTCTGCCTGCAGCTCTCGCACTACCTGCCGGAGCTGTGGACCCGGCCCGAGGCGTTCGACCCGGAGCGGTTCTCGCCGGGGCGCAGGGAGGACCAGTCGCACCGCTACGCGTGGACGCCGTTCGGCGGGGGCGTGCACAAGTGCCTCGGAATGGCGTTCTCGAACCTGGAGGTGCGCACGGTCCTGGCGCAGATCCTGAGCCGGTTCCGCTGGTCGGTGCCGGCGGGCTACGTGCCGCCGATGAGCAACGTGTCGCTGCCGTACCCCCGGGACGGCCTGCCGGTCGACCTCCAGCCGGCCTGAGCGCTGACGTTAGGCTGGGCCGATGCCTGGACCAACGGGCGACGACCTGACGTTCCCCGACGCGCCCCGGCTCGAGCTCGACCAGCTGTTGCGCCAGTTGGTCGACCGGGCCCAGGAGGTGATGGCCACCCAGGGGCGGCTGCGCGGGCTGCTACGGGCCAACCAGCTGATCATCAGCGACCTGGCCCTGCCGGCCGTGCTGCGCCGGATCGTCGAGGCGGCGCGCGAGCTGGTCGGCGCCCGCTATGCGGCGCTCGGCGTGGTGGCGCCCGGCGGCGGACTGGCCGAGTTCGTCCACAGTGGGATGCCGGCCGACGCCGTCGAGGTCATCGGTCACCTGCCGGAGGGCAAGGGCCTGCTGGGCGCGCTGATCGACGACCCGCGCCCCATCCGGCTGCGCCGCATCGCCGACGACCCGCGCTCGACCGGCTTCCCGGCGGGCCATCCACCGATGCGCAGCTTCCTCGGCGTCCCGATCCGCATCCGGGACACGGTGTTCGGCAACCTCTACCTGGCCGAGAGCGCGGCCGGCGCGTTCAGCGCCGAGGACGAGGAGCTGGTCAAGGCGCTCGCCGCGACCGCCGCGGTCGCCATCGAGAACGCCAACCTGTACGCGTCGGCCCGCCTGCGCGGCGAATGGCTCCAGGCGTCGGCCGCCATCACGCGCCAGGTGCTGGCCACCGAGGTCTCGCCGGCGCACGCCTTGCGGCACATCGCCGAACGCACCAGGCAGGTCGCGGACGCCGACCTCGTGGCGGTCGTCCGGCCCGATCCCGACGACGAGGCGGACCTCCGGGTCGAGGTGGCCGTCGGGTTGGCGGCGGAGCGGCTGACCGGCGCCCGGGCGGCCGCCCACGACACGCTCTCCGGCGAGGTGCTCGCCACCGGCCGCCCCGTGCGGCTGGCCGAACCCGGCGACGGCCGTGACCCCGTCGCGGCGGTGGAGGTCGGCCCGGTCCTCGCCGTGCCGCTGCACGGCTCCGCCCGGTTGCACGGCGTGCTCTGGACCGCCCGCGCCCCGGGCCGCCCGCCCTTCACGGCCGACGACGTCGACATGGCCGGCAGCTTCGCCAACCAGGCGGCGCTGGCGATCGAGCTCGCCGAGGCGCGCGCCGAGCAGCAGCGGTCGGCGATGCTGCACGACCGCGAGCGGATCGCGGCCGACCTGCACGACCACGTCATCCAACGGCTGTTCGCGGCTGGCCTCTCGCTGCAGGGCGCCGCCGCCCAGCTCGGTGCGGGCGCCGCCGCCGACCGGATCGTCCGCGTCATCGACGATCTCGACACCACGATCAGCCAGATCCGCACCACGATCTTCCAGCTCCAGCGGCCGCCGAACGCGGTCGCGCAGAGCATCCGCGCCCGGCTGCTCGACGTCGCGTCGCAGGTCGCGCCGGCGCTCGGGTTCGAGCCGGGCGTGCGGTTCGACGGCGTCATCGAGAGCCAGGTCCCCGCCGACCTCGTCGAGGACCTCGAGGCGGTGCTCCGCGAGGCGCTGACCAACATCGCCCGGCACGCGCAGGCGCGGTCCGCCGACGTGGAGTTCACCGTCACCGCCGACACGGTCACGCTCGAGGTCCGCGACGACGGCCGCGGGATCGGCGAGCCCACCCGCACCAGCGGCCTGGCCAACCTGCGGGCCCGGGCGGAACGGCGCGGCGGCACGCTCACGGTGCGGGCGGCCCGGGGCACCCTGCTGCGCTGGTCGGTGCCGATCAGTCGATGACCGCGGCCGCCGGCCGGCGCAGGCTCGGCTGCCCAGGGTGGCCGTAGCCGACCCGCAGCACCATCTGCGGCACGCCCTGACGGCCCAGGGCCGACCGCAGCCGCTCCCGCGCCACCGGCACCTCGATCGGCTGCGAGAACAGCGAGACGGCCAGCCCGGCGTCGGTGGCGGTGAGCAGCACCCGCTGCAGCGCCTGGCCGGCGGTCACCTGGTCGGCCGGGCCGTCGGTCGCGGTGCCGAGCACGGCCACCAGCGGCTCGGGCTCGTAGTCGCGGCCGGGCGGCCGGGTGCGGCCACCGAAGGCGCGCATCGGCAGGAGGTCCTGCGGCTCCGGGGCATAGCCGGCGGCACGGACCGGGACGCCGTCGGGGGAGATCGTGTCGCGACGCCAGCGGGCCAGCTCGTCCGCGTACGCCTCGTCGCGGCGCAGCACCCGGTTGGCCGCGTTGACCACCTCGGCGAGGGCGTCGACCGCGCTCGTTCCGATGATCAGGTCGAGCCAGCCGCCCTCGGCCCGGGCCGCCTCCCGCAGCCGGAACCGCAGGTCGGCGGGGACCTTCGCCGTGCTGAACGGCGCTCGGTTGCTGTGCCGGCGGGGGATCGCGGCGCACAGCGCCCGCTCCGCGCCGGACGGGGGCCGGGGCGCGTCGGGCACCAGCCGGGCGACCAGTGCGGCGTCGCCTGACGGGCGGACGACCGCGACCGCCGGCCGGCCCAGCGCGGCGAGCGCCAGGCGCAGGTTGAAGACGGCCGCGCCGCAGCTGACCAGTCCCGCCCAGTCCCGGGCCGGGATCGCCGGGAGCCGGGCCGGGTCGACGAGCACCTCGATCGCGCCGCCGGCCAGCCCGAACCGCCACGGCTGGCTGTTGTGCATCGACGGCGCGCGGACGGCCAGCTCGACGGCGGCGGACAGCTCGGCCGGGCCGTACCCGTTGTGTTCCATGCCCCCGATCGTTCGCCGCCCGGGGTGGGCCCGGCAGGGGCGGAGGTCCCGAGCCGACGGGCCGGCCGGCCCGGTGCGTCGGCCCCGCGCCGCGGTAGAGAATGGGGGCCGTGATCCGCGTCTACCTGCTCGACGACCACGAGGTGGTCCGCCGCGGCCTGACCGACCTGCTGGAGAGCCACGACGACATCGAGGTCGTCGGCGAGTCCGGGCTCGCCAAGGAGGCCACGGCCCGCATCCCGGCGCTCCGGCCGGACGTGATGATCCTCGACGCGCGGCTGCCCGACGGCAGCGGCATCGACGTGTGCCGCGACGTCCGGGCCGTCGACCCGTCCATCAGGGGACTGATCCTGACGTCGTACGAGGATGACGAGGCGCTCTTCGCGGCCATCATGGCGGGCGCGGCGGGCTACGTGCTCAAGCAGGTCCGCGGCACCGACCTGGTCGAGGGCGTGCGCCGGGTGGCCGCCGGCCAGTCGATGCTGGACCCGGCGGTCACCCAGCGGGTGCTGGACCGCATCCGCAGCGGCGTCGAGGAGCCCCACGAGCTCAAGGCCCTCACCGACCAGGAACGCCGGATCCTCGAGCACATCGCGCAGGGCCGCACCAACCGCGAGATCGCGGCGGAGATGTTCCTGGCCGAGAAGACCGTCAAGAACTACGTCTCCAGCCTGCTGGCCAAGCTCGGCCTCGAACGCCGCACCCAGGCCGCCGTCCTGGCCACCCGCCTCCTAGGCGACAAATAGCGGTGTCACGTCGTCGACGTCGAACGCGATCCGGTCGACCACCTCGACGACGCCGCTGACCTGGGCGGCCAGGTGCGCCGCGAGCTCGGCCGAGCTGCGCCGGTCGAGCCGCCCGGTCAGCGTGACGACGCCGTCGGTCACGGTCGCGGCGACCGCGTCGTCGCTGACGCCCAGCACGCGGTGGAGCACCTCGGTGACCACGTCGTGGCGGATGTCGTCGTCGTGCCGCAGGTGCACCTTGAGCAGGTCGGCGCGGGACACGATCCCGACGAGCCGGCCGAGGTGGTCGACCACCGGCAGGCGCTTGACCCGTTCGCGGTCCATGGTCCGGGCCGCCTCGACCAGCGTCGCGTTCTCCATCGTGGTGACGGCCGGCGCGGTCATCAGCTCGCGGGCGTCGTGCGCGTCGGCCTTGACCCGCGCCGCGTGCCGGCGCTTCCCCTCGAACAGCCGCGGCTCGTGCGGCCGGCCGACCAGCTCCACCTTGTGCAGCAGATCGGCCTCGGACACCACGCCGAGCACGCGCCGGTCCTCGTCCACCACCGGCACCGCGCTGACGTGCCGGGCGGTCATCACGTCGACGATCCGCCGGTACGGCGTGCCCGCGTCCACCGCCGCGACGTCGTTGGTCATGACGTCGCCGACCTGCCAGGTCCTCATGGTCCGTCTCCTTCGTCGATTGGCCTCGACTCGAACGTAGGTCCGGTCCCCGCCGCCCGGTCAGGGCCGCCGGACCGGGACGGGGAGGACCTCGGACCGGTCCACAGTGGGCCGATGGTCCCGACCGGTCGGCGCATGGAGATGTGTCCAAACCCCGTCCGGCCGCGCCCCTGACCCGCGAAGCTGGAGGTCGTGACGGATGACGAGCCGGTCCGCGTGCTCGCGGGCTTCGACGGTTCTCCGGCCGCCGGCGCGGCGATCGACGCGGCCGCCCGGCTGTTCCCGCGGGCCCGGGCGTGGATCCTCCACCTGTGGACCGCCCCGTTCGCCAGCGCCGGGCTCCGCCAGCGGCTCTGGACCGCGAGCGGCGACGTCAAGGACTTCATGGCGGCGGTCGAACGGGAGGGCGCCCGCGAGGCCGAGCGCACGGCGGCGACCGGGGTCACTCTCGCCCAGGCCGCCGGTTGGCGGGCCGAGCCGGTCGTCGCCCGCAGCTACGGCGGCGACGGGCTGCGGGTCAGCGAGCTGGCCGAGGAGCTCGACGCCGACGTGGTGCTGCTCGGCTCCCGGGGCCTCGGCGGCACCAAAGCGGTGCTGGGCAGCGTGTCCGACATGGTCGTGCACTACACGCCCCGACCCGCTCTGGTGGTGCCGCACCCGCTGCTGTCGGCCGAGGAGGACGCCCTCGACGCGGGACCGGTGGTGGTCGGCTGGGACGGCTCCGACGGCGCCCGCGGGGCCATGGCGGCGGCCGCACGACTCTTCCCCGGCCGGCGGCTGCTGGCGGCCGGTGTCGGCGACCAGGAGACGACCGCCGACGTCACGGTGACCCACCTGCTCGCCGGTCGCCGGCTTGGGGCGCCGGGCCGGTCGGTCGCCGACGCGCTCGCGACGTACGCCCGGCAGGAGGCCGCCGCCGTCATCGTCGTCGGTTCCCGGGGCCGATCGGCGATGCGCGAGATCCTCCTCGGCAGCACCGCCATGGCCGTCCTGCATCACGCCCACCGACCGGTGCTGGTCGTGCCCACGCCACGCTGAGCCCCGGCCACACGGGCCACTCCGGCACCACGATTGGCGTGGCGGCCGGCCCTTCCGAGCGGGGAAGCTGGAGGGCAGGGGTGATCGTCATGGACCACGGGACGATCCTGGTCGGGTACGACGGCTCGGCCGCCGCGCGGGCGGCGGTGGGGTGGGCACTCGACGAAGCGCGCCGGTCGTACGGCCGGGTGCGGCTCGTCGAGGTCGTCGAGTGGCCGGTACGCGTCGGACCGGCGACCCCGCGTGCGGAGAACTGGCCGCGGAGCGAGACGTACCGCGACGCCGAGCGGGCGGTCGCGCGGACGGTGTCGGTGCTCGCCGAGGCCAACCCGGACGTGCCGGTGGACGGCCTCGTCGTGGAGGGCCCGGCGGCCGCGATGCTCGCCGACCTCTCATCGGGAGCGCTGCTGGTCGTCGTGGGCAACCGCGGCCGCGGCGGTGTCGCAGGGCTGCTCATCGGCTCGGTCGCCGCCGAGGTCGTCACCCACGCCGCCGGTCCGGTCGCGGTGGTCCGGGCCGCCGACGCCGGCCGGCCGGCGCGCGGCCTAGTGGTGGTCGGGGTCGACGACTCGCCCGGCGGGCGGGCCGCCGTGTCGACGGCCTTCGCCGAGGCGTCGGCCCGGAACGCCCCGCTGACCGCCGTCCGGGCGTGGCCGCCACCGGGCCGGCCGCGCGGCGCCGTGGCGGACCCGGAAGCCGCTGAGGTGCTGACGGACCTGCTGGCGGAGGGCCGGCGGGCCCATCCGGCGGTCACGGTGACGACCCGCGTCCCGTCGGCGGACCCCGCGGCCGCGCTCGTCGACGCGTCCCGCGACGCCCAGCTCGTCGTCATCGGATCCGGGCGGCGCGGCGGGTTCCGCGGGCTCCGGGTGGGCGCGACGGCCCGCCAGCTGCTGCGCTACGCCCACTGCCCGGTGCTGGTCGCGCGGGCGGCGGACGCGACCGCGGACCTGGCGAGCGCGACCGTTCAGGCGCCGCGCAGCAGAGTGTAGAGGCGGGCGATCACGCCACCCTCGACCAGGGCGATATCGAGGCCGCGCGCCACCGGGTCGCCCCCGGGCGTGAACTCTGCCGCCTTCGCCGCTTGATCAACGCGGTCCCACTGCCCGGGGTGACGCTCTACTGATCGGCGCCGGCGCGCACCGGGGACCGGCGTTCCCGCAGCCGCAGGTTGCCGGCGGTCATCGTGCAGCACATGTCGCCGCCGAGCACGCGGTACGGCGTGACCAGCCCGTCGCGGAACAGCGGCACCACGTGCCGGCGGTTGCGGACCAGCGCCGCCACCGCCAGCGCCAGGTAGACCAGCGACAGCACGATCAGCTCGCTCCCGCGCCACGACGCCGGCACCGCAGCGCTGAGCGCGAACTGGGCCACGAACAGACCCAGCAGCAGCATGGCGGCGCGCAGGGTCAGCTCGCGACCGACCAGCAGCGAGACGGCCAGGATCGACTGCGCCGCGGTGAGCAGCAGCTCCTCGCGCTGCGCGGGCTCGATCGGCAGGCCCGACCAGCCACCGCTGGACGCGGCGAACACGATGGGCAGGGTGCCGACCAGCAGCGTCCACTGGTTGACCTTCGACGACACCAGCGCGCCGAGCGCCTCCGTGGTGTGCAGCCGCCACGCGTAGAGGCCGGCGACGAGCAGCTCGGGCGCCTCGGAGGCGAGCGGGGCCAGCCACTGCACGAGCAGGAACTCGCTGATCCCGAGCTGCGCGCCGGTGTCCACCAGCGACTCCGCGAACCGTTCGGCGGTGAGCAGGATGACCGCGGCCGCCGCGACGAAGAGGGACACGACCGTCAGCCGCCGCGGGCGGCGGGGCAGGCCACCGACCCAGGCCGACGGGCCGATCAGGTCCGGCTCACCGGCGGGGGCGCGGGAGACCCGCCAGCTGTACGCGACGAAGACGGCCAGCAGCACCACGGTGTCCACCAGCGACAGGGTGCGCTTGAACGGCAGCACCAGGCAGTAGACCGACGCGAGCGCGAGGAAGGCCAGCGGCACCGCGTCCGGGCGGGCGAGGGTGACCCGGGTCGCCCGTTCCGGCGGGTCGCCCCGGCGCCGCATCCGCCGCCACGCGATCAGCACGACCAGGGCCCAGCCGACGCCGACCAGGATCCGGTTGGCGCCGGTCATGTTGGCCAGCGCCAGCGAGCACGACGAGGTCTCCTCGCCCGGTGGGAGGCAGGACGGGCCGTACGTGGCGACCGCCTCGCCGCCGCGGGCGGTGAACACGAAGTCGACGGCGTACTCGGGGAGCACCGCGATCAGCGCCAGCACCGCGACCGCCAGGCCGGCGGAGATGTCGACCTGCGCCGCCTCGGCCGCCCAGGCCAGCAGGAACGCGGCGCCGACGATCGCCACTCCGAAGACGACCGCGGCGACCGGTGGCGCCGGGTGCAGGCCGGCCAGCGCCACCACGACGCCCGGCAGGGTCGCCAGCAGGGCCACGAGGCCGAGGGCCGGTGGCCGCTGCCCGGAACGCATGGTGTGGACCTTAACCCGGGGCGGTCGCCGGCAGACCGAGCGCGGCCACATGGTGGGCGCCGACGAACGCGTTGATCTCGACGATCCGGCCGTCGACGACGCGGAGCACGTCGACGACGAGGGCTTCGTGGACCGGGCTGCCGGGGTGCCGGAGGTAGTTGGCCAGCGCCGGACGCCCGTTGGCGCGCGTGGGGACGGTGCGCCAGTCCAGCGGCCGGGTCAGGAACCCGGTCACCGCGTCGATGCCGACGACCGGCGGGTCGGGCGGCATGGTGATCCGCACGTCGTCGGCGAGCAGCAGGCGGATCGACTCGGCGTCGGAAGCTGCCGCGTAGCGCCGCAGGATCTCCTCGTCGTCGGCCGTGAGCGCCGGTCGGCGCCAGTCGCCCGGGTCCGCCGGGGCGTGCTCCCGGATCGTGCGGCGGGCCCGCTGGACGAGGCTGTTGGCGGCCGGCACGGCCACGCCGAGCGACTCGGCGACCTCGGCGGGCGTCCACCCGCTGACGTCGCGCAGCACGAACGCCGCCCGCTGCCGCGGCGGCAGGTGCATGAGCGCCGCGATCAGCGCGAGCTCCACCAGCTCGGCGTCGGCGACGCCGGCCGCCACGTCGGGGTACGGGCCGATCGTCGCGTCCCACTCGAGCACGTCGCCGGCCGGGGTGGTGCGCCGCGCGGCGGCCTTGCGGCTGTCGAGGAACAGGTTGGTGGCGATCCGGTAGAGCCAGGTCCGCGCCGACGCCCGTCCGTCGAACCGGTCCCGGGCCCGCCACGCGCGCAGGAACGTCTCCTGCGTCAGCTCGTCGGCGTCGGCCACGTTGCCGGCCAGCCGGTAGCAGTGCGCTTGCAGCTCCCGGCGATGGTCGTCGTACGCCGCCGCCAGCCACGCGTCCCGGTCCCGCACGCCGCAAGGCTAACGCCGGCGATGACGAATCGCCGGTCGCTCGTCAGTACTCCCGACGACACCGATCCGAGGAGGACGAGATGCGACCACCGATCGTCGACCGGGACACCTGGCTGCGCGCCCGCGCCGAGCTGCTGACCCGCGAGAAGGCGCACACCCGGGCGGGCGACGCCCTCGCCGCCGCCCGTCGTCGGCTGCCGATGGTGGAGGTCGACGCCACCGTCGAGCTGGTCGGCGCGAACGGCCCGACGAAGCTGCTGGACATCTTCGAGGGCCGCGACCAGCTGCTGGTCTGCAAGCACATGTGGCATCGGGGCAAGGACTTCGCCGACCAGTGCCGAGGCTGCACGGCCACGATCTGGAACTTCCAGGACGCCACCTATCTCGAGGCCCGCGACGTGACGTTCGCGATCTGGTGCCAGGGCCCGTACGCGGAGTTCGCGCCGTTCCGCGAGTTCATGGGCTACCAGGCGCCGTGGTACTCGGTCGACGGCGTCGACTCGCCCGGCGTCTCCGACGGCTGGATCACCACCTACCTGCGCGACGGCGACCGCGTGTTCCAGACCTACGAGACCGACGGCCGCGGCGTCGAGGCCATGATGCCGGCACTGCAACTGCTCGACCTCACCGTGTACGGGCGACAGGAGCAGTGGGAGGACTCGCCCGAGGGCTGGCCGCAGGACGAGACGATGAGCTGGTTCCGCCGCGACGGCCGCCCGATTCCACAGTGGACCCGACTGGCCGCGGCCGCGAGGTCCACGACGATGTCGACGACGGCGGGGTGACCGGCCAGTGGCGGCGTGACCACGTCGGCGCCCGACCGGCCCAGGGTGCGGTGGAACCGGCCGTCGGCCAGCAGGTAGGCCAGGGCCACCACCCGCCGCGCGCCCCGGGCCCGCAGGTCCTGGACCGCTTCGGGGACCGTCGGCGCGGCGGTCGCGGCGTACGCGACGACGGTCGGCGCCGGCAGTGCCGCCGCCACGGCCGCCACCTCGGCCCGGGACCGAGGGTCGCTGGAGCCGGCCGCCGCCAGCACCACCGCGTCGGCCGGACCGGCCGCGGCGAGCCGGTCGGCCAGCACGTCCAGGAGCCGCGCGTCCGCCCCGAGGGGTGGCGTCACCGCGGCGTCGACGCCGTCCGTCGCCTCGGCGATGTCGACCCGCACGTGGTAGCCGCTGGTAAGCAGCAGCGGCACCACGACGGCCGGGCCGTCCAGCGCCGCCGCGACGTCCCGGACGTGTGGCGCCTGGACGTCGACGTAGGCCAGCCGCACGTCCGGGCCGCGGCGGGCGACCCGCCGGGCCAGGCGGCG
Protein-coding regions in this window:
- a CDS encoding DUF899 family protein, with product MRPPIVDRDTWLRARAELLTREKAHTRAGDALAAARRRLPMVEVDATVELVGANGPTKLLDIFEGRDQLLVCKHMWHRGKDFADQCRGCTATIWNFQDATYLEARDVTFAIWCQGPYAEFAPFREFMGYQAPWYSVDGVDSPGVSDGWITTYLRDGDRVFQTYETDGRGVEAMMPALQLLDLTVYGRQEQWEDSPEGWPQDETMSWFRRDGRPIPQWTRLAAAARSTTMSTTAG
- a CDS encoding RNA polymerase subunit sigma-70; the encoded protein is MRDRDAWLAAAYDDHRRELQAHCYRLAGNVADADELTQETFLRAWRARDRFDGRASARTWLYRIATNLFLDSRKAAARRTTPAGDVLEWDATIGPYPDVAAGVADAELVELALIAALMHLPPRQRAAFVLRDVSGWTPAEVAESLGVAVPAANSLVQRARRTIREHAPADPGDWRRPALTADDEEILRRYAAASDAESIRLLLADDVRITMPPDPPVVGIDAVTGFLTRPLDWRTVPTRANGRPALANYLRHPGSPVHEALVVDVLRVVDGRIVEINAFVGAHHVAALGLPATAPG
- a CDS encoding universal stress protein, yielding MDHGTILVGYDGSAAARAAVGWALDEARRSYGRVRLVEVVEWPVRVGPATPRAENWPRSETYRDAERAVARTVSVLAEANPDVPVDGLVVEGPAAAMLADLSSGALLVVVGNRGRGGVAGLLIGSVAAEVVTHAAGPVAVVRAADAGRPARGLVVVGVDDSPGGRAAVSTAFAEASARNAPLTAVRAWPPPGRPRGAVADPEAAEVLTDLLAEGRRAHPAVTVTTRVPSADPAAALVDASRDAQLVVIGSGRRGGFRGLRVGATARQLLRYAHCPVLVARAADATADLASATVQAPRSRV
- a CDS encoding sodium:proton exchanger; the encoded protein is MRSGQRPPALGLVALLATLPGVVVALAGLHPAPPVAAVVFGVAIVGAAFLLAWAAEAAQVDISAGLAVAVLALIAVLPEYAVDFVFTARGGEAVATYGPSCLPPGEETSSCSLALANMTGANRILVGVGWALVVLIAWRRMRRRGDPPERATRVTLARPDAVPLAFLALASVYCLVLPFKRTLSLVDTVVLLAVFVAYSWRVSRAPAGEPDLIGPSAWVGGLPRRPRRLTVVSLFVAAAAVILLTAERFAESLVDTGAQLGISEFLLVQWLAPLASEAPELLVAGLYAWRLHTTEALGALVSSKVNQWTLLVGTLPIVFAASSGGWSGLPIEPAQREELLLTAAQSILAVSLLVGRELTLRAAMLLLGLFVAQFALSAAVPASWRGSELIVLSLVYLALAVAALVRNRRHVVPLFRDGLVTPYRVLGGDMCCTMTAGNLRLRERRSPVRAGADQ